GCTTCTTGAACTTCACCAGGGCGAAGTCCGGCTCGATACCGGTCGTGTCGCAGTCCATGACAAGCCCGATCGTGCCCGTGGGCGCGATAACGGTCGCTTGCGCGTTGCGGTAGCCGTATTGCCGTCCAAGCTCCAGCGCCTGGTCCCAGGCCCGCATGGCGTGGGTCAAGAGCGTCGGATCGGGGCAGGCGGCATGATCGAGCGGCACCGGCGGTGTCGACAATTCCTCGTAGCCGTGCTGCTCGCCCCGCGAGGCCCGTGCATGGTTGCGGATGACCCGCAGCATGTGCTCGCGGTTCGCGTCAAAGCCGGGGAAGGCGCCGAGCTCGCGCGCCATCTCCGCACTCGTTGCGTAGGACACGCCGGTCATGATCGCCGTCAGCGCGCCGCCAAGGGCGCGGCCTTCGTCGCTGTCATAGGGAATGCCTGAAGCCATCAGGAGGCCGCCGATATTGGCGTAGCCAAGTCCCAGCGTCCGGTACTCGTAGGACAGCTGTGCGATCTGACGCGAGGGGAACTGCGCCATGGTGACGGCGATCTCCAGCACGACGGTCCATAGACGGATCGCGTGCTCGTAACCCTCGACATCGAAGCTGCCGTCCTTCGCCCGGAACGCCATCAGGTTGAGCGAGGCGAGATTGCAGGCCGTGTCGTCCAGGAACATGTACTCCGAACACGGATTGGAGGCATTGATCGGGCCTGCGCTGGGGCAGGTGTGCCAATCGTTGATCGTGGTGTGGAACTGGATGCCGGGATCGGCGCAGGACCACGCCGCGTAGCCCACCTGGTCCCAAAGATCGCGGGCCTTGACCGTCTTCGCCACCCCGCCGTTCTTCCGCAGGATCAGATCCCAGTCGCCGTCTTCCTCGACGGCCGTCAGGAATTCATCGGTGACGCGCACGGAGTTGTTCGAGTTCTGCCCCGCGACCGTGCGGTAAGCTTCCGAGTCCCAATCCGTGTCGTAGATGGGGATCTCGATCGAGGTGTAGCCCTGGCGCGCGAACTGAATGACGCGCCGGATCATGCTGTCCGGCACCTTCGCCTTGCGCGCCGCCTTGACCTCGCGCTTCAGCGCCGGGTTCTGCTTGGGATCGAAGCAGCCGTCATTGTCGCTGTCGCAGTTCACGCAAGCCCGCAGCACCGCGTTCAGACGGTCCGACAGAACTTTCGAGCCGGTGACGAGCGCCGCCACCTTCTGTTCTTCCAGGACCTTCCAATTGATGTAGGCCTCGATATCCGGGTGATCCATGTCGACCACCACCATTTTGGCCGCCCGGCGCGTCGTGCCGCCGGACTTGATTGCGCCGGCCGCCCGGTCGCCGATCTTCAGGAAGCTCATTAGGCCGGAGGACTTGCCGCCGCCCGACAGGGGCTCGTTCTCGCCGCGCAGCGACGAGAAATTGGTGCCCGTGCCCGAGCCGTATTTGAACAGGCGCGCCTCGCGCACCCACAGATCCATGATGCCGTTCTCGTTGACGAGGTCGTCTTCGATCGACTGGATGAAGCAGGCGTGGGGCTGGGGATGCTCGTAGGCGGATTCCGAGGCCTTCAGGATGCCGGTCTCGAAGTCCACATAGTAATGACCCTGGCTCGGGCCATCGATGCCGTAGGCCCAGTGCAGGCCCGTGTTGAACCATTGCGGGCTGTTGGGCGCGCCCATCTGCTTCGCGAGCATGTAGCGCATCTCGTCGAAGAAGGCCTCGGCGTCGTCTTCGGACGAGAAATAGCCGCCCTTCCAGCCCCAATAGGTCCAGGTACCGGCCAAGCGGTCGAAGACCTGCCGCGCGTCGGTCTCGCTGCCGAACCGCTCGGCCTCAGGCAGCGTCTCCAACGCATCCATATCGGGCACGGAGCGCCACAGCCAAGAGGGGACAGAATTCTCTTCGACGCGCTTTAGCTTCGCCGCGACACCGGCTTTGCGGAAATATTTCTGAGCCAGAATGTCAGCCGCGACCTGGCTCCAATGGGTCGGTACCGAGAAGCTCTCGAGAGCGAACACCACCGATCCGTCCGGGTTCTTGATCTCGCTCGCACTCTCGCGAAACGCGATACCGGTGTAGGGAGATTGCCCCCGCTCTGTAAAACGTCGTTGAATCCGCATCTTAACTCATGCCCCTTTCGTGAATTTCGGCCCCAAATCGTGCATTCAGTGCGAACTTTCAGACTGATCCGATTCGAAGGCACCCTCAACCGCCAGCATCAACATCTTGAGGTCTAGAGGCTAAAATATACTAAACCCTGTGTGTGGGGGGATGCAAAGAATGTGGATAGCCGGTGGATGAGCTGCAAGCGCGGGCAGGGAAAACCGCCACAAATCCGTCATTTGGCGCTTGGTTATCGGCCGGGCGCCGACTCGGCGCCCGCGTCTTGTACCAGTGCATAACGTGTTGACGGCGACACGACATATGGGGGTGGGGCGGTGGCCGCTGGGCAGAGCAGGGTACGAATGTCCTGCGCGCGCGGCCCTTCGTCCGCTGGACAGGGGGCCTGCAGGCGGGCCATAGTCGCTTATAGCGCACTGCACAAATTCGCGGCTGAGACGTGCGCATCCAACGGTGAAGGCTGACGATGGGACTCTTCAGTGACTTGTTTACCTGGTGGCACGGCGACACGCTGGGGACGCGTCTCTACACGTGGCGTAAGGGCGAGCGCGTCGGCGAAGACGGGCTCGGCAACGTCTACTACAAGGAGCGGAACGGCACGCGCCGCTGGGTGATCTACAAGACCATCTCCGAGGCCTCGCTGATCCCGCCGGAATGGCACGCCTGGATTCACTTCATCACCGACGAGCCACCCACGGACGAGGACTACACGCCGCGGCCATGGGAGGAGGCGCACCGGCCCAACCTAACCGGTACGTACGAGGCCTACCGGCCGCCGGGCTCGGTCATGCGCCCGCGTGTGCAGGAGCAGCCGTTGGATTACGAGCCCTGGTCGCCGGAATCCTCGTAAGGCAATCCTCGAAGACAAATAATGCTCGGACCCATATCGGAATCCCTGGGGGCTCATACGGGCCCCCGCATGCTCCAACGCTGGTCTGCCTCCGACTTTGCGAAGAACGGGCAGTTCATCCAGGACATGGCAGGTCCCATTTTCGCGCTGCTCGCGCCCAAGCCGGGTGAGCGGATCCTGGATTTGGGCTGCGGCGACGGCACGCTGACGGCGGAAATCGAGGCCGCGGGAGCCGACGTCATCGGGCTGGACGTCAGCGCCGAGCTGCTGGCCGTCGCCCGCATGAAAGGCCTCTCGGTCAAGCGTGCCGATGCCCATGACCTCGACTACGTTCAAGAATTCGATGCGGTGTTCTCCAATGCTGCGTTGCATTGGATGCAAGACCCGGCCCTCGTGATAGACGGAGTGGCGCGGGCGCTCCGGCCAGGCGGCCGGTTCGTCGGAGAGCTGGGCGGTCACGGCAACATTGCCGCCATCGCCACGGCCTTGCGCGCTGTGGTCAAGGCGCGCGGCGGCGATCCGGCGCAGGCGGTGCCGTGGTATTTCCCCACGATGGAGGAGTTTGGCGCATTACTCTCCGGCCATGGATTCGTCGTCCGTGAAATGGCGCTCGTGCCGCGGTCTACTCCCCTCAAGGGGGACATGCATGGCTGGCTCGGGACGTTCTGCCGCTTCTTCTTCGACCGTTTCGAAGAGCCGGAGCGCAGCCATGTCCTTGAGGAGGCGCTGGATCTCCTCAGACCCTCGCTTTGCGACACGCAAGGCCGCTGGACGGTGAATCACATCCGGCTTCGCTTCAGCGCGGAGCGTGGTCCGAGTTAATAAACGCCTAGGAAAGCTGGGGCATCTATGTCACACCGTTGCCTCAATGATCGCCCACGCGTGTCATGAGTAGCGGGGTCGCTCCCGCCGGAGTGACTTGCTTAGGAGCGTCACTGGTCGCGATCCTGGGGGCGGAAGCGAGCGAAGAGATGGGCATCTACGGGAGCAATAGGGGACAGCGATTGGCCGGCCGCGCCGCTTTGGCCGCGCTTGCAGCCGTTGCATTTGCTCTCTCCGCAGGCACCGCTGCCGCCGAGCCCATCGAGAACGCGACGGCTGTCTTCGCGGCCTTGGACAAGGTGACAGGCCGCATCCAGCATCTCGAGATTCCGATCGATCAGACCGTCGAGTTCGGTGCTCTCAAGGTCACGCCACGCATCTGCAATTCACGCCCGCTCACCGAGAAGCCCGACACGGCGTCCTTCGTCGAAGTGGACGAGGTGAAGCTCACAGGCGAACAGCAGCGCATCTTCACCGGCTGGATGTTCGCCGAAAGCCCAGGGCTTCACGCGGT
This genomic window from Methyloceanibacter caenitepidi contains:
- a CDS encoding vitamin B12-dependent ribonucleotide reductase — encoded protein: MRIQRRFTERGQSPYTGIAFRESASEIKNPDGSVVFALESFSVPTHWSQVAADILAQKYFRKAGVAAKLKRVEENSVPSWLWRSVPDMDALETLPEAERFGSETDARQVFDRLAGTWTYWGWKGGYFSSEDDAEAFFDEMRYMLAKQMGAPNSPQWFNTGLHWAYGIDGPSQGHYYVDFETGILKASESAYEHPQPHACFIQSIEDDLVNENGIMDLWVREARLFKYGSGTGTNFSSLRGENEPLSGGGKSSGLMSFLKIGDRAAGAIKSGGTTRRAAKMVVVDMDHPDIEAYINWKVLEEQKVAALVTGSKVLSDRLNAVLRACVNCDSDNDGCFDPKQNPALKREVKAARKAKVPDSMIRRVIQFARQGYTSIEIPIYDTDWDSEAYRTVAGQNSNNSVRVTDEFLTAVEEDGDWDLILRKNGGVAKTVKARDLWDQVGYAAWSCADPGIQFHTTINDWHTCPSAGPINASNPCSEYMFLDDTACNLASLNLMAFRAKDGSFDVEGYEHAIRLWTVVLEIAVTMAQFPSRQIAQLSYEYRTLGLGYANIGGLLMASGIPYDSDEGRALGGALTAIMTGVSYATSAEMARELGAFPGFDANREHMLRVIRNHARASRGEQHGYEELSTPPVPLDHAACPDPTLLTHAMRAWDQALELGRQYGYRNAQATVIAPTGTIGLVMDCDTTGIEPDFALVKFKKLAGGGHFKIINRMVPQALEALGYEEAEIKQIIDYAVGRGSLDGAPGVNLETLADKGFTPDKLDIIEKALPTAFDIKFVFNKWTLGEAFCTDVLGLSANQLEQPDLLAEIGFSKADIDAANEYACGAMTLEGAPGLDPAHLPVFDCASPCGRKGTRFLSVESHIRMMAAAQPFISGAISKTINMPNEATVEDCKAAYLLSWRLALKANALYRDGSKLSQPLNAQLLADDEDEQEEVLAAVASDQPAVQRATVVTERIVERVIERVRASAERERLPDRRKGYTQKAMVGGHKVYLRTGEYDDGRLGEIFIDMHKEGAAFRSLMNNFAIAVSVGLQYGVPLEEFVDAFTFTRFEPAGPVRGNEAIKNATSILDYLFRELAVSYLGRFELAHVDPNEIGSTTVGSGDASHGQTLTEMLVSPGFTRGRLGERTAPAIGDAQSATARVQALNEDDEEESQSDTAGRTTASLDTTPSSTAEHVALAVEALAQRGASALVAEARVKGYEGEACGECGNFTLVRNGTCLKCDTCGSTSGCS
- a CDS encoding NADH:ubiquinone oxidoreductase subunit NDUFA12; its protein translation is MGLFSDLFTWWHGDTLGTRLYTWRKGERVGEDGLGNVYYKERNGTRRWVIYKTISEASLIPPEWHAWIHFITDEPPTDEDYTPRPWEEAHRPNLTGTYEAYRPPGSVMRPRVQEQPLDYEPWSPESS
- a CDS encoding class I SAM-dependent methyltransferase, giving the protein MLGPISESLGAHTGPRMLQRWSASDFAKNGQFIQDMAGPIFALLAPKPGERILDLGCGDGTLTAEIEAAGADVIGLDVSAELLAVARMKGLSVKRADAHDLDYVQEFDAVFSNAALHWMQDPALVIDGVARALRPGGRFVGELGGHGNIAAIATALRAVVKARGGDPAQAVPWYFPTMEEFGALLSGHGFVVREMALVPRSTPLKGDMHGWLGTFCRFFFDRFEEPERSHVLEEALDLLRPSLCDTQGRWTVNHIRLRFSAERGPS
- a CDS encoding DUF2155 domain-containing protein; this encodes MSSGVAPAGVTCLGASLVAILGAEASEEMGIYGSNRGQRLAGRAALAALAAVAFALSAGTAAAEPIENATAVFAALDKVTGRIQHLEIPIDQTVEFGALKVTPRICNSRPLTEKPDTASFVEVDEVKLTGEQQRIFTGWMFAESPGLHAVEHPVFDVWLTKCKDPIGGPPPESAETETEEAPDEAAAAEPAPAPAPPPAAAPPAAAPPARPAPQRRQQQPILPWLQR